The window ATACAAAGGTTAAAAGGTATGTGTCACTCtttaagaataaatattttaaaaaataagtcacaataaaaagtatatattctaatttaatacataaaaaattattattagcatgctgattttttttaaagtaatgaaATGAGTTGATAAAAGGTAATCTAGAAATCCACATGgtaaataaatgataaacttaaaatataggACGAACACTttggttggaaaaaaaaaaaggtgctaCTTGTTTTAGTCAGTTGATTCCATTTGTGTCACCAATTTTTAACGACACAAGTCAATCCGTTCACTCCATTTGACATTGGAGTGTGAACTAACTTTTTATCTTCAAGCTTCTCTTTTCTTGTAATGTAAAGTCATTTATGTTTTCTCACccagtttattattattttaagataattgatTCATGATATAGTGTGTTTGAatttcagcttatatagaaccTTGAATACATGGTTTGAATAAAAACTACTACAAGAAATGACCTCTTGTCCAAATCAGAGTTAGAACTTTTCCAActaaaattcaaatgctcattcTATAAGTGTTTTTAAAATTGGAAGTGACATAAGACGTTTAATCTATCAATAAATGAAAATGTTGTTGATTTCCCCCTTTTCAACTAATCTTTGATTGAGCTCAAATAGTTTAACCACTTTACAAATCAGGATTTTGAAAAACTTCAAAATGATATATCTTAGCTGTGAAATAGTAAATTATCTTTCTTCAGCTCCAAAAAGTTATATGTATCAAGAGAGTTTagtttaactaattaaatataatgtgcAAGTATTATAAATCTCTCTTGATACTATACTTACACTAAACATTTGATAGTTGTAAATTAATTGCataatataacatatttattgtataatgactatcatttttttttatttctttacaaGTATTTTAAAGGTATATTAGTTTGTGTTtgtattaaatactttttatttttatcgatATGATGTATCTACCAACTTTATTGATATCTTTGttgatgaataattttttagtgagatttcttcttctaataacttttattatagctttgcataaatatttttgagtatgcgttaattataaaattttactacTAAAAGAGCATGCATGCTTGAGTTCGTCAGTGGATTGGGTATAACTATAAGATGATCATCATGGCACACATGTCCTGAAAGCTATAGTAAGAAGAACATAAACGATGCCCTCTGCATTGTTTTTACCGGTTTTGTTATTTAACGGGCTATTATGTTTGGGCCTTTGTTTTGAATTATAGAATTGGACATCAGCATTCCTGCAAAATGTTGGGCTTAATTTTGCCCCAAATTTCTGCTACTGTGGGCCGGAAGAGGTGAGACATTGATATTTGAGACACTGCTTCGGTATTTCAAGTTTCGATGTTTGAAGATGAAGTCTAACAATGGGAAAGCTAGCCAAGTAGTTTTCCACAGGGGGAAAGTTTATTACCAACAGCAAGCACACCGCGCCGTCGCTATCAAGAACCAACGGCGGCGACACCACCGCAACCACCACGGCGACGACATCGAAGGAAACCAATGACAAAGGCAAAACCACCGCAACAACTCTCCCTTCCAAGCCAACTGTGTCAACACATCCGCAACCAACGTTGCGGCGGCAACGACGACGACGATGACTCTCCCTTCCAAGCCAATGGAGGCAAACCGCAACCACCGTATCTTTCtcaaatcagaaaaaaaatgcaatgccTTTCTCAGATCTacaatttatcattttctttttagtgTTTATAGTTTGTATTTGTATTAATGGAAAAATACATGCATGGAAGGGAGAGAGAGGCGCCGTAGTGCGGGGTCTGCACGAACAGTGGAGTCGCGGAAGGGGAGAAGGATAATTTACTATTTCACAGCTAAGATATAAACCGACttctaaaaattcaaaaaaagtggtaacaataatatataaaccGGTGTATATTAAGAAAATCTGGCAGAAAGAGTGTAttgctggaaaaaaaaaaaccagacTTCATCTCTTTGGAATTACAATCATAATTTGCGGATAAACCATACTTAGTATAGGAATATGgatagttttgttttgttttgctaCTGGGgcatgcatgtttgttttatataaattcaaatcaaatatataaatagaatttcaaaataaaataaaaaaaagtcgaTAGCTGTTACTCATCCCCAACTATCCCTTAGCGTGTGTGTCAAGATTCGATTGTCTACATTTGTCTAAGGCTAAGGCATTCTTTATTTCCAATCTCCTTCAAACCCACAAACATacaaaataaattcttaaaaaaaaaattaattgtgctgtttggtttaattttatttttttacgaaGTGTGCACGAATGATGTGGCTggtattaaataaaagaaaaacagaaacgACGAtgggtaaaaaataatttaaagaacaattattaataataactattttccAATCAAAATTATGTAAGAGACAATATAGCTCTCCCTCTCTTTATCGTTTGACTGATCCTACGTCATGTTCGTAGGTTCCATTTTATAAGAAAGTGTCAAAACCACTTAATTTGCATGACCACATATATGCCTGATTATACCTTTATGGTTATTTTAGTTATCAAACGTATGTTCGCTAAGATGGGCCTGAATTCTCTTCTTAAAATGTACACACTAGTAATGGAGAGGGAAAAAATATACTCATGGAAGCACCACTGCCTCAAAATcaacatttttaaaagataaaattacatttttggtttctctatttatcttctatttcaattttagtctctctttaaatttattcacaAATTTAATCCCTTAATTAGGTTAAATCCTATAAATGTGGTCTCCAAGTTTAAGTTTGAACGTTGACAGATACATGTCGGACACATGTCACGTTTCGAGTGGATCatgaacaaaaaaatgttagaaatgaCTCTTAGATGTCGGACACATGTTAAAAAAACATGTCACGTTAAAGTCAACGTTTCTttgtaacaatcaattttaaagcTAGACTTAGGGATTACATTTACTGAATTTGACATAATTGGGAGACTAAATTTGTGAATAAATTTCAAGGGAGATTAAAATCAAGATAGACaggagaaacaaaaatataattttacctttttaaaaCCGGTCTCATAACCGAATGAATAATATactaatttaagtttaatttaatcctAGTTGAACTctgattttacattttttaatattttcagtaataaaaaaatttagatatgtaaaaaattaagatcTAAAGAATTATAAATgactaaattatatgttttattgataaaaattaataatagtagacaaaataattgatgcatatttcaaatatttaaattatgtattttatttatcttaaaaattagattaaataaaaaattaaaaataaaaatcaagaataCCAGTTAGATACTGGTTCTCTATGTTGAttcaacttcaatttttattgatttttggaTCGATTTGGTCGGTTTTTTACAGGTTGTAAAATATCTTAGTTTTAAGAGTGTTCGAATTTCCGGTTGGACGGGTTGAACTGGACGGTTCGATTTTCAAAACATCTCTCAAAATCCATGCAAAGGTAGGACTTAGGAGAAATGAATTGAAGAAAGACATGCTATTTGCTACCATTTAATTGATGGTCTTTAAATTCAATCAATATTCCAATTCAGCTTTGTTGTTCACTCTGCCCTCTAACACGTTCCTATATCCAAAGGCTATTTTTATTGACCTTTTTCCACTAATAATTTGGATGATTCTATCTTTTAGTAAGGGGCACCACTCCctatgtatatatgtgtgtgactCCTTTCCTCTACATGTGCTCACAGCTTGGACCGCAGTGTTGTAGGGTCAATGCATAAACAAATGCTGGAACCTTTTCCAGCTCAAACTCCTCTTATAACAGTCCTTATCGTTCCTTCATTGTGTGACttttaacttaataaataaaaaacctttGTTCACTTTGAGGAATAACGGCCATGTTGGTCCATCTCCAAGTCCAGTTGCCAAAATTATATAGTAATGCCATTAAACAGGCAAATggaattatctcttttcaaaggGACAAAAAATGTCCCCACTGAATTGCTCATCTTATAATTCAGGAATTTAATTAATGCAATGCTCAATTCATCTTATCTTATTCGAGCTTTGGAAATGCTAGGCCCACAACCTCTTTGGTTCTCAAATTTTATTGCTTTACTTCCAGTTTTTGTGCTTTCACTGCTAAGCTTTTCTTGCATTTctaaacaatattattattccATTCCTTCCAAATTCCGATCTCTTTTCGAACTTTCCAACGGTTTGTTTATGCATATGTCCAGGTTCATCATGCCATTAATTGTTGCTAATCTTAGATTTGATGCGAACTAGTAAGTCGTAACCATTATTTAAGCATATCTTATTATCcaccttttatttattaattaatagaacATAAAAAGACCTTcctatcttatttttttcctgcCCCTGTATAATTGCACTGCATGCAAAGCGATCTACGTTTTACATTTCAACCACTTAGCTGTACTTTCATCCCGTGAGATCGTGATACTATTATCATGTTATGCTGATTATAACCATGATGACAGATCTTATCTTCTTATATAGagtaatcaataataaaaccaCAGCAATCAAAACCCAAAAGCACATTGGACCAATGATTTCTGACGACAAATACTGAGAGAACCAAAAGCAGCATAGAAACCGATGCCTTCGCCTAGCTACATGCTGATCCATCGCCATGTGACATCTGAAACCAAAACTAAACAGTCTCTCTCAAACTCTCTtccagcttttttttttcatattagttTAATCCTCATTCAATAATTAGGCAAGAATCGGATTTCGGAATTCAAAACCCCATAACCTTAACCAACGCTGCAACGATTTTTTGATTAAATCCCCCACTTATTCATTTTTGGTGCAAAAACGAAACGCGAACAAATCTCTAGCTTCCTTCTCATATCTTATCACGGTTTGTTActctcatttcttcttttctactTCTTCACAAACCCGAATCGGAAAGACCTCTCTCTACCACTCCTTCAACGTCAGGGTAGGTTAATTGGTTTCTCTCTGTAATCTTTTAAGAGAAAATGTCAGAGCAGAAGAAACCCCCCAAAAGCAGAGTTTTCTATCTTAGAATGAAGCTCCTACACAAACAAGGGAACAAGCCTCAACAAGACAAGAACAACAACTGGTTTCACACATATTACAAATGGGTTCTCTGGCTTTCTTTTTCCCTCTATTTCTTCACTTCCTATCTCATCACCAGCAACCccaacaacactaacacaccaaCGTCTCATGTTTCAAACTCCGAATCCAACGTTGTCCCTCGTACCCTTGTCGAATCCACTTCCAACACTCTAGGTAACACACAAAAACTGTTCAGcattttcagttaaaaaaaatatttttattttgactcaTTTCATCATTGTAGGGGTGCTGAAGAATATGAAGGTGTTTGTGTACGAGCTTCCTCCAAAGTACAACACCGATTGGCTTGCGAACGAGAGGTGTAGCAATCATTTATTCGCTTCGGAAGTTGCTATTCACAGGGCATTGTTAACAAGCGAAGTTCGCACGTTTGACCCATACGAAGCTGATTTCTTCTTCGTCCCCGTTTACGTGTCTTGCAACTTCAGCGCCGTCAATGGCTTCCCGGCGATTGGCCACGCGCGCACTCTCATATCCTCCGCCGTCAACCTGGTCTCCACCGAATACCCATTCTGGAACCGCAGCAGAGGATCCGACCACGTCTTCGTCGCTTCCCACGACTTCGGCGCGTGCTTTCACACTCTGGTAAAAAATCTAAGCCCCAAATCGTTTAAAAGGTAGTGTCTCATAAGTGTTCATAATATAAGGCTTAGTATTTCTAACGTATCGTTATTGTTTCATGAAGGAGGACGTGGCCATGGCTGATGGAATACCGAAAATTTTGAAGAACTCGATAGTGTTGCAGACATTCGGCGTCATTCACCCGCATCCGTGTCAAGACGTTGAGAATGTGGTGATACCGCCTTACGTTGCGCCGGAAAGTGTACGGAGCACGCTGGAGAAGTTTCCGGTGAACGGACGGCGAGACATTTGGGCGTTTTTCCGAGGGAAAATGGAAG of the Glycine max cultivar Williams 82 chromosome 13, Glycine_max_v4.0, whole genome shotgun sequence genome contains:
- the LOC100807050 gene encoding probable glucuronoxylan glucuronosyltransferase IRX7, with the translated sequence MSEQKKPPKSRVFYLRMKLLHKQGNKPQQDKNNNWFHTYYKWVLWLSFSLYFFTSYLITSNPNNTNTPTSHVSNSESNVVPRTLVESTSNTLGVLKNMKVFVYELPPKYNTDWLANERCSNHLFASEVAIHRALLTSEVRTFDPYEADFFFVPVYVSCNFSAVNGFPAIGHARTLISSAVNLVSTEYPFWNRSRGSDHVFVASHDFGACFHTLEDVAMADGIPKILKNSIVLQTFGVIHPHPCQDVENVVIPPYVAPESVRSTLEKFPVNGRRDIWAFFRGKMEVHPKNVSGQFYSKRVRTEIWRKFNGDRRFYLQRRRFAGYQLEIARSVFCLCPLGWAPWSPRLVESVALGCVPVVIADGIRLPFSSAVRWSEISLTVAERDVGKLGKILERVAATNLSVIQKSLWDPGTRRALLFNNNKKVEEGDATWQVMVSLSEKLGRSYRRSLVGDQLKSDT